The DNA region AAAAAGGGCAGCCGCGCCTGTGACCGCTTTTTCTGATCACCTGCAGGTGGCGATCAGCCTTCACCGACTCGCATCCTGCGCCTTTTGAGCCCCGCAAGACGCCGCCCCGGCAGGCCTCCGGCGGTGGCCGGACGAGCTAAACTTCAGGTAGGGGAGGCATAAACAGAGAGGGAGGAACAAGCATGAATCTCGAACCTGAGATCACCTTCCGCGACCTCGAGCGCAGCCCTGCCATCGAGGCCAAGGTCCTGGAACGCATCGAACGCCTGGACCGCTATTATTCCAAGATCATGGGGTGCCGCGTGATGATCGAGGCCCGACACCGGCACCAGCACAAAGGCAAGCTCTACCACGTCCGGGTCGACGTCACCGTCCCCGGTCACCAGCTCATTTCCAGCCGCGAGCCGCCTGAGCGCCAATCCCACGAGGATGTGTACGTGGCCATTCGTGACGCCTTCAACGCCATGGACCGTCAGCTGGAGGACTTTGGCCGTCGCCAGCGCGGCGACGTCAAGACGCACGAATTGCCGCCGCACGGCCAGGTTGCGGAACTCGCCCCGGAAGGCGAATCCGGGCGCATCCTCGCATCCGATGGTCGCAGCATCTACTTCCATCGCAACAGCGTCGTCAGCGGACGCTTCGAGGATCTGGAGGTGGGCTGCCAGGTCCGTTTCGTCGAGGTAGAGGGTGACGAGGGACCGCAGGCCAGCACGGTCACGCTGGTGGGCAAACACCACATCGTCGGCTGACCTGACCAACAGTCATTGAGATCACCGGGATCGTCAGGGCAAATACCTGACCCTCCCGGGGGGCTGTTGCGCATCAACGTTTCGGCACTGCTGCTGAATCTTGCCCAGCGTCCGCGGTCTATTTCAGCGCGTGCCCATTTACTTCCGGTACGGGAGACCCTTGTGGCGAACGGGAAGCGTTATCGCAGCGCAACAAAACGTGTCCATTCCAACCCTGCCCGGAAGTCGGCGGCATGACCGTCACCGCCTCATGCCCAGCGCCGTCCCGTCTGCACACCCTGCTTATCGGCCTGATCGCCGGCTTCGGCGGCGGGCTCGCCAGCCTGGGCGGCGGCACCCTGCTCATCCCCCTGCTT from Gammaproteobacteria bacterium includes:
- a CDS encoding HPF/RaiA family ribosome-associated protein, which codes for MNLEPEITFRDLERSPAIEAKVLERIERLDRYYSKIMGCRVMIEARHRHQHKGKLYHVRVDVTVPGHQLISSREPPERQSHEDVYVAIRDAFNAMDRQLEDFGRRQRGDVKTHELPPHGQVAELAPEGESGRILASDGRSIYFHRNSVVSGRFEDLEVGCQVRFVEVEGDEGPQASTVTLVGKHHIVG